In Falco cherrug isolate bFalChe1 chromosome 5, bFalChe1.pri, whole genome shotgun sequence, one DNA window encodes the following:
- the DNAJC2 gene encoding dnaJ homolog subfamily C member 2 isoform X4 translates to MRYAARPELPVGPGRAAPGGHQRRVHRPGRAAGPAHRHSLPPGTAAAAEEFRPPQPPAGWRAPIRGPGPGPPPSPAGPRRRCRPRCGEAARRRRGGEGVGGGAGPRRATYLAARRRRPGSARRAPACAGSWQPARRGEWGPAPRPEARCGPPAAATTMLRGAQEGQVTAVTRALSAASVLCQVEPVGRWFEAFIKRRNVNVSASFQELEDEKELSEESGDEELQLEEFPMLKTLDPKDWKNQDHYAVLGLGNIRYRATQKQIKAAHKSMVLKHHPDKRKAAGEQIGEGDNDYFTCITKAYEILSDPVKRRAFNSIDPTFDNSVPSKSEAKENFFEVFSPVFERNARWSNKKNVPKLGDMNSSFEEVDAFYSFWYNFDSWREFSYLDEEEKEKAECRDERRWIEKQNRAARALRKKEEMNRIRTLVDNAYSCDPRIKKFKEEEKAKKEAEKKAKVEAKRKEQEAKEKQRQAELEAARLAKEKEEEEVRQQALVAKKEKEIQKKAIKKERQKLRTTCKNWNYFSDNEADCVKMMEEVEKLCDRLELTSLQCLNEALTSTTREGGKAAVVKQIEEINEQIRREKEEAEARMRQATKSSEKSTTGGGGGSKNWPEDDLQLLIKAVNLFPAGTNSRSAVKYLLRTQA, encoded by the exons aTGCGTTACGCAGCACGGCCGGAGCTTCCggtcgggccgggccgggccgcgccggggggaCACCAAAGGAGGGTGCACCGGCCCGGGCGCGCCGCGGGCCCCGCGCACCGGCATTCCCTTCCCCCCGGCACCGCTGCCGCCGCCGAAGAGTTCCGTCCGCCACAGCCGCCGGCGGGGTGGCGCGCGCCGATccgcgggcccgggcccgggccgccgccgAGCCCGGCTGGGCCTCGCCGCAGATGCCGGCCCCGTTGCGGAGAGGCGGCGCGCAGGAGGCGGGGGGGCGAGGGGGTCGGCGGGGGagccgggccccgccgggccACTTATCTCGCCgcacgccgccgccgccccggaAGCGCTCGGCGGGCGCCTGCATGCGCCGGCTCCTGGCAAccggcgaggcgaggcgagtGGGGCCCGGCGCCCAGGCCCGAGGCTCGCTGCgggccgccggccgccgccacCACCATGCTGCGGGGCGCGCAGGAGGGGCAGGTTACGGCTGTCACCAGGGCGCTGTCGGCCG CGTCAGTACTCTGTCAAGTGGAACCTGTGGGAAGATGGTTTGAAGCATTTATTAAGAGGAGAAACGTAAATGTTTCTGCCTCTTTCCAGGAGCTGGAAGATGAGAAGGAACTTTCTGAAGAATCAGGGGACGAAGAATTACAACTTGAAGAATTTCCTATGCTAAAAACCCTTGATCCAAAGGACTGGAAG aaTCAAGACCATTATGCAGTCCTCGGGCTAGGAAATATACGATACAGGGCTACTcaaaaacaaatcaaagcagCTC ATAAATCCATGGTTTTGAAACATCATCCAGACAAGCGAAAAGCTGCAGGGGAACAGATTGGAGAAGGTGATAATGATTATTTTACATGCATAACTAAAG cttatgAAATATTGTCTGATCCTGTGAAACGGCGAGCATTTAACAGCATAGATCCTACTTTTGATAACTCCGTACCTTCCAAAagtgaagcaaaggaaaacttctttgaagttttttccccagtttttgaaagaaatgccaG GTGgtcaaataagaaaaatgttcctAAACTTGGGGACATGAACTCCTCGTTTGAAGAGGTAGATGCATTCTATTCGTTTTG gTATAATTTTGATTCCTGGAGAGAGTTTTCTTATTtagatgaagaggaaaaagaaaaagcagaatg tCGAGATGAAAGGAGGTGGattgaaaagcagaacagagctgcCAGAgccttgagaaaaaaagaagaaatgaacagaATTAGGACACTTGTTG ACAATGCATACAGCTGTGATCCCAGGATAAAGAAAtttaaggaggaagaaaaggcaaagaaagaagcagagaagaaagcaaaggtaGAAGCAAAACGAAAAGAGCaggaggcaaaagaaaaa CAAAGACAAGCAGAATTAGAAGCAGCACGgttagcaaaagaaaaggaggaagaagaagttAGGCAACAAGCATTAGtagccaaaaaggaaaaagagatacagaaaaaagcaatcaagaaggaaaggcaaaaacTGAGAACGACGTGCAag AACTGGAATTACTTTTCTGATAATGAGGCAGATTGTGTAAAAATGATGGAGGAGGTGGAAAAGCTTTGTGATCGTCTTGAGCTAACAAG tctgcAATGCTTGAATGAAGCACTTACATCCACAacaagggaaggaggaaaggcgGCTGTAGTAAAACAG atagaagaaataaatgaacagaTAAGGCgagagaaagaagaggcagaagctCGTATGCGCCAAGCAACGAAGAGTTCAGAAAAGTCAACCACTGGTGGTGGAGGGGGAAGCAAAAATTGGCCAGAAGATGATTTACAGTTGTTAATTAAAGCTGTGAACCTCTTCCCAGCAGGGACTAACTCCAG GTCAGCAGTCAAGTACTTACTGAGAACACAGGCCTAG